A genomic window from Candidatus Methylacidiphilum fumarolicum includes:
- the hypB gene encoding hydrogenase nickel incorporation protein HypB, producing MCEHCGCQLASHQSTQSVNHHPELIHSHHDHNDHKEIEAEKPRDQVKLQMDVLETNSRFAKTNRSLFSARKILALNVISSPGSGKTSLLVKTIEAFQGKFPQAVIEGDQQSEIDAQRIRQTGVEAVQIQTGKGCHLDAHSIGHALEEILLPSEGILWIENVGNLICPALFDLGETKRVLLLSVAEGDDKPLKYPEAFYGADLLVLTKIDLLPYVDFSVEKCMDGLRRIRPGMEVVALSAKTGEGIEKWLHWVNQQLATVRGAESVC from the coding sequence ATGTGCGAACATTGCGGCTGTCAGCTTGCTTCTCATCAATCAACTCAGTCAGTAAACCACCATCCGGAGCTAATCCATTCTCATCATGATCATAACGATCACAAAGAGATTGAGGCTGAGAAACCAAGAGATCAGGTGAAACTTCAAATGGATGTTCTTGAAACAAACAGCCGATTTGCAAAGACGAACCGCTCTTTATTTTCTGCCCGAAAAATTTTGGCTCTAAATGTAATTTCAAGCCCAGGTTCAGGGAAAACCTCTCTTTTAGTGAAAACCATTGAGGCTTTTCAAGGAAAATTCCCTCAAGCGGTTATCGAAGGGGATCAGCAGAGTGAAATAGATGCCCAAAGAATTCGGCAGACCGGTGTGGAAGCGGTACAAATCCAAACAGGAAAAGGATGTCATTTGGATGCCCATTCCATTGGTCATGCTCTAGAAGAGATCCTTTTACCTTCGGAGGGGATCTTGTGGATTGAAAATGTAGGTAATTTGATTTGTCCGGCTCTTTTTGATCTAGGTGAAACAAAAAGAGTATTGCTTTTGTCTGTAGCTGAAGGGGATGATAAACCTCTTAAATATCCTGAAGCTTTTTACGGAGCTGATTTATTGGTGTTGACGAAGATCGACTTGCTCCCTTATGTTGACTTTTCGGTGGAAAAATGTATGGATGGTCTTCGAAGGATTCGGCCAGGAATGGAAGTCGTTGCCTTATCAGCAAAAACAGGAGAAGGAATAGAAAAGTGGTTGCATTGGGTTAATCAACAATTGGCCACTGTTAGAGGAGCAGAATCTGTCTGTTAA
- the hypF gene encoding carbamoyltransferase HypF produces the protein MKKALRIHLKGKVQGVGFRPFVYKLAHRLALQGWVNNTTSGVHIHVEGTQENVETFCRDIIDQAPSIAFISSSVFEKAEVKHYKSFTIEQSQEEGKPSVLLLPDLDLCEDCLVELRSPTNRRFGYPFITCTQCGPRFSIILSLPYDRQRTTMASFKMCYECQREYEEPLDRRFYSQTNSCKDCGITLRLYDKQRNELSCNHSALDEAAKGILAGEIVAVKGIGGFLIVADSYSDQTVLRLRESKKRAHKPFALMFQDLKTVKEHTEISGEEEMWLTSRQKPIMLLRKKTNFSSALSEHIAPLQDTLGIMLAYAPLYVLLLDLIQHPVIATSANISGSPILTTEEEVFSQLQGVVDKVLTHNRDIAVPQDDSVMACSPLTKTPILLRRSRSFAPFYRLDSYEFSQSACLLALGSDLKATFSLCHESNVYVSQYLGDLGNWNAYETYQKVLTHFTKLFDLIPTAVAVDLHPRYHSTELGLEISKSNKLNPFFVQHHKAHFWAVLAENDLLWQQQPVLGIVWDGTGYGEDGRIWGGEFFLFQRDQGMKRLAHFEYFPLLLADKGIKEPRISALGIWSSQVGTLDELNFLRPKFSAIEWRAYLKMLEAKKYALSSSVGRIFDGVASILGLCDYTTFEGQAAIELQKQATRYALSVGLWNNTHAIKNWKVPEAKLYNSVVYLGQLFQWIRQMAEEKRPKEEIAFGLHYWLAQLVGRLANEFQVRKIAFSGGVFQNGLLVDLLKLLWGDKLELFFHRTLCPNDENISFGQLIALAYENHWIRKKL, from the coding sequence ATGAAAAAAGCCTTACGCATTCATTTAAAAGGCAAAGTTCAAGGAGTTGGTTTTAGGCCTTTTGTTTACAAGCTTGCTCACAGACTTGCACTACAAGGCTGGGTCAACAATACGACAAGTGGAGTACACATCCATGTCGAGGGGACTCAAGAAAATGTTGAAACTTTCTGTCGTGATATCATCGATCAAGCTCCCTCCATTGCATTTATCAGTTCGTCGGTCTTCGAAAAAGCAGAAGTCAAACACTATAAGTCTTTTACCATCGAACAAAGTCAAGAAGAAGGTAAACCATCGGTCCTTCTTTTGCCTGATCTTGATCTTTGTGAGGATTGCCTGGTGGAGCTTCGTTCTCCAACTAATCGGCGCTTTGGTTATCCTTTTATAACCTGTACGCAATGCGGACCGCGTTTCTCCATCATCCTTTCGTTACCGTATGACAGGCAGAGGACGACGATGGCTTCTTTTAAGATGTGCTATGAATGTCAAAGGGAATATGAAGAGCCACTGGATCGCCGATTTTATTCTCAAACCAATTCATGCAAAGACTGCGGGATAACCCTAAGACTTTATGATAAACAAAGAAATGAATTGAGCTGTAATCATTCTGCGCTTGACGAGGCGGCAAAGGGAATCTTAGCAGGAGAAATTGTCGCTGTTAAGGGTATCGGAGGCTTTTTAATTGTGGCAGACAGCTACAGCGATCAGACTGTCTTGCGCCTGAGAGAAAGCAAAAAAAGGGCTCATAAACCTTTTGCCTTAATGTTTCAAGACCTTAAGACTGTCAAAGAGCATACTGAAATTTCCGGCGAAGAAGAAATGTGGCTGACGTCCCGTCAAAAGCCAATTATGCTCCTAAGAAAAAAAACAAATTTCTCTTCGGCCCTTTCTGAGCACATTGCACCTTTGCAAGATACTCTTGGGATCATGCTTGCCTATGCTCCCTTGTACGTTTTGCTCCTTGATCTTATCCAACATCCAGTGATAGCAACCAGCGCGAACATTTCCGGCTCTCCCATACTAACTACAGAGGAAGAAGTTTTCTCTCAACTCCAAGGGGTAGTTGATAAAGTGCTTACTCATAACAGAGACATTGCAGTGCCTCAGGATGATTCGGTCATGGCTTGTTCCCCTTTGACGAAGACGCCGATTTTGCTCCGAAGAAGTCGTTCTTTTGCTCCCTTTTATAGGTTAGACTCTTATGAATTTTCACAGTCAGCTTGTCTTTTGGCTTTGGGATCGGATCTCAAAGCTACCTTTAGCCTTTGTCACGAATCGAACGTTTATGTTTCTCAATATTTAGGTGATCTGGGCAACTGGAATGCTTATGAAACCTATCAGAAAGTCCTGACTCATTTTACAAAACTTTTTGATCTTATACCAACAGCTGTCGCTGTTGACCTTCATCCTCGGTATCATTCGACTGAATTGGGTCTGGAGATTTCAAAGAGTAATAAACTCAACCCTTTTTTTGTACAGCATCATAAAGCCCATTTTTGGGCGGTTTTAGCCGAAAACGACCTTCTTTGGCAACAGCAGCCTGTATTGGGTATCGTATGGGATGGGACTGGATATGGGGAAGACGGAAGAATTTGGGGGGGAGAATTTTTCCTTTTTCAAAGGGATCAAGGAATGAAAAGGCTAGCTCATTTCGAATATTTCCCTCTTCTCTTAGCCGATAAGGGCATTAAAGAACCGCGTATTTCTGCTCTTGGCATATGGTCATCACAAGTTGGAACATTAGATGAACTGAACTTTTTGAGACCGAAGTTTTCAGCTATCGAATGGAGAGCCTATCTGAAGATGCTTGAAGCAAAAAAATATGCTTTAAGTTCAAGTGTTGGCAGAATTTTTGATGGAGTAGCCTCGATACTTGGTCTTTGTGATTATACTACTTTTGAAGGTCAAGCAGCCATTGAGTTACAAAAACAAGCTACCCGCTACGCTTTATCTGTAGGTCTTTGGAACAACACGCACGCAATAAAAAATTGGAAAGTTCCAGAGGCGAAGCTTTATAACAGTGTGGTTTACCTAGGTCAGTTGTTCCAATGGATAAGGCAGATGGCAGAAGAAAAAAGACCGAAGGAGGAGATCGCTTTTGGACTACACTATTGGCTAGCCCAGCTTGTGGGAAGATTAGCCAACGAGTTTCAAGTGCGGAAAATAGCTTTTTCTGGTGGAGTCTTTCAAAATGGCTTGTTAGTTGACCTGTTGAAGCTTTTGTGGGGAGACAAATTGGAACTTTTTTTTCATAGGACCCTCTGTCCCAATGACGAGAATATCAGTTTTGGTCAGCTCATTGCCCTTGCTTATGAAAATCACTGGATAAGAAAGAAGCTGTGA
- a CDS encoding DUF6084 family protein, translating to MHLSFEILKALPKPHCLSPTLNFLVQVHYLGKELLDSALLKVLVMIDPKIKDYSLSEVKRVERRFGPPDSLNNILWCEKMLLLNRTNSIQTVDLPIEIKEDHESAIWYYFSSLEGGEIFLKFFFSGICYLLAEDKITVRSIPWSSECSYLLPYDIWKETIYRYYPDSLWIRLDHSLYGRLQDYQLSNGLPSLQTALERLLDKEQTETRRIV from the coding sequence GTGCACCTTAGTTTTGAAATCCTTAAAGCCCTTCCCAAACCGCATTGTTTGTCTCCTACTCTAAATTTTTTAGTCCAAGTCCATTATCTTGGGAAAGAACTTCTTGATTCGGCTCTTCTGAAAGTGCTGGTTATGATAGATCCGAAAATCAAAGATTACAGTTTGTCGGAAGTAAAAAGGGTAGAGCGTCGTTTTGGTCCACCTGATTCTCTCAATAATATTTTGTGGTGTGAAAAGATGTTGCTTTTAAATCGAACCAATTCGATCCAGACTGTAGATCTACCCATTGAGATTAAAGAGGATCATGAGTCAGCTATTTGGTATTATTTTTCTTCTCTAGAAGGAGGAGAAATCTTTTTAAAATTTTTTTTCAGTGGAATTTGTTATCTTTTAGCTGAAGACAAAATAACAGTCCGATCTATTCCTTGGAGTTCTGAATGCAGCTATCTGTTGCCCTACGACATCTGGAAAGAAACGATTTATAGATACTATCCAGATTCCCTTTGGATCCGATTGGATCATAGCCTCTATGGAAGACTGCAGGATTATCAATTATCCAATGGACTTCCTTCGCTGCAAACGGCCTTAGAAAGGCTATTAGATAAAGAACAAACTGAAACAAGGAGAATAGTTTGA
- a CDS encoding SIS domain-containing protein, whose product MLRKEKIPKDLNWIRQRVEKRNELSALFFQKEALSLATICQQIASRFLNGGRILAFGRGSSQTDAQHVAVEFVHPVIVGKRALPALDISADFFNWLKAICRANDIVFGFSGIEGDVLVEKAIDLAMGRGALTLALPGKRGSYFIDNPSEDPFIFQEIVEILYHTLWETVHLFFEHRHLGQSGGEAHFLYPFLGIDGQPEAGIIEEVSWSIREKAKEDERLRLQVVEDEGEKILQAAKLLKEKSQQGAKIILFGNGGSATDANDFALDLLNISVEWPKPLTAYSLSMEPAVISALANDVGAEVIFSRQLMAHLESGDIVVGISTSGGSRNVLTCFEEARKKGLSTIAILGYDGGEIVCRGLADLSIIVRSDYIPRIQEVQATVYHLICELLREKEPIGKSPE is encoded by the coding sequence ATGTTAAGGAAAGAAAAAATACCAAAAGATCTTAATTGGATAAGACAGCGGGTTGAAAAGCGAAACGAGCTCTCGGCCTTGTTTTTCCAAAAAGAAGCTTTATCATTGGCAACAATATGCCAGCAGATTGCTAGCCGGTTTTTGAATGGAGGTAGAATTTTGGCTTTTGGTCGAGGCTCTTCTCAAACTGATGCACAGCATGTTGCGGTAGAGTTTGTCCATCCTGTAATCGTTGGCAAACGAGCGCTGCCGGCTTTAGATATCTCAGCGGATTTTTTTAATTGGCTTAAGGCCATCTGCAGGGCTAATGACATTGTTTTTGGATTCAGTGGAATTGAAGGAGATGTTTTGGTTGAAAAGGCCATTGACCTGGCGATGGGAAGGGGAGCTTTGACTTTAGCGCTGCCTGGAAAGAGGGGAAGTTATTTTATAGACAATCCTTCTGAAGATCCTTTTATATTTCAAGAGATCGTCGAAATCCTTTATCACACCTTATGGGAAACGGTGCATCTTTTTTTTGAACATCGTCATTTAGGACAATCGGGAGGAGAAGCACATTTTCTCTATCCCTTTTTGGGTATAGATGGTCAGCCAGAGGCAGGGATTATTGAGGAGGTGAGTTGGTCAATACGAGAAAAAGCCAAAGAAGATGAAAGATTAAGATTACAGGTGGTAGAAGATGAGGGCGAAAAGATTCTTCAGGCAGCAAAACTACTTAAAGAAAAAAGTCAACAGGGAGCTAAAATTATCCTCTTTGGCAATGGAGGATCAGCTACGGATGCCAATGACTTTGCTTTAGACCTACTGAATATATCTGTGGAATGGCCCAAACCTTTGACTGCCTATTCATTATCTATGGAACCAGCCGTGATCTCTGCGCTGGCCAATGATGTTGGAGCAGAAGTCATTTTTTCGCGTCAATTGATGGCCCATTTAGAATCTGGAGATATTGTAGTTGGAATTTCGACAAGTGGTGGATCACGCAATGTTTTGACCTGTTTTGAGGAAGCAAGGAAAAAGGGGCTTTCTACTATTGCCATTTTGGGATACGATGGAGGGGAGATCGTTTGTAGGGGACTTGCTGACCTATCCATTATCGTTCGTTCTGACTACATTCCTCGTATCCAAGAAGTGCAGGCTACCGTTTACCATTTGATCTGTGAGCTTTTAAGGGAAAAGGAACCAATCGGAAAGAGTCCAGAATAG
- the hypD gene encoding hydrogenase formation protein HypD yields the protein MHYVDEFRDSRLIKKTIEAIQQLADPKVHYRIMEVCGGHTFSIYRFGLHDLIPSNVELIHGPGCPVCVLPMGRIDEGLRIAEDPKVILTAFGDMMRVPGQTGSPLVLKAKGRDIRMVYSPLDSLKLAKEHPKKEVVFFAIGFETTAPATALTLLKAQEWGIKNFSVFCNHVLILPAIRAILDSPDMRLDGFIGPGHVSTVIGCRPYAFVAQNYRKPIVISGFEPLDILESILRILRQLKEKKSEVENQYGRVVPWEGNRTALRLLQRVFELRSYFEWRGLGFIAQSALKIKKEFSYWDAELRFGTQGITLTDPKAAQCGEVLKGVLKPYQCKLFGKSCNPEHPVGALMVSSEGACAAYYHHVYQKTEVYA from the coding sequence ATGCACTATGTAGATGAATTTCGGGACAGCCGACTTATTAAAAAGACAATAGAAGCGATTCAACAGCTAGCTGATCCTAAAGTGCACTACCGGATCATGGAAGTCTGCGGAGGCCATACTTTTTCTATTTACCGATTTGGACTTCATGATCTTATTCCTTCAAATGTGGAATTGATCCATGGTCCAGGATGTCCTGTATGTGTATTGCCGATGGGAAGAATTGACGAGGGGCTGAGAATTGCTGAAGATCCAAAAGTGATTTTAACCGCTTTTGGGGATATGATGAGAGTGCCTGGTCAAACAGGCAGTCCTCTAGTCCTGAAAGCAAAAGGTAGAGACATTCGAATGGTGTATTCTCCGTTAGATAGCCTGAAGCTGGCTAAAGAACATCCTAAAAAAGAGGTTGTTTTTTTTGCTATTGGTTTTGAAACTACAGCTCCTGCAACGGCTCTAACACTTTTAAAGGCACAGGAATGGGGAATAAAAAACTTTTCTGTATTTTGTAACCATGTGTTGATTCTGCCTGCCATTCGAGCGATTCTAGATTCGCCTGACATGCGACTTGATGGGTTTATTGGTCCTGGTCATGTCTCTACAGTGATTGGTTGTCGGCCATATGCATTTGTTGCCCAAAATTATAGGAAACCAATAGTGATTTCAGGTTTTGAACCTTTGGATATTTTAGAATCCATTCTACGAATCTTGCGCCAGTTAAAAGAAAAAAAGAGCGAGGTAGAAAATCAGTATGGCCGTGTTGTTCCTTGGGAGGGTAATCGCACGGCGTTGAGGCTTCTTCAACGGGTTTTTGAGCTTCGTTCGTATTTCGAATGGCGCGGACTAGGATTCATAGCACAGTCGGCCCTTAAAATTAAAAAAGAATTTTCTTATTGGGATGCTGAATTGCGTTTTGGCACTCAAGGGATTACTCTTACTGATCCAAAAGCAGCGCAGTGTGGAGAAGTCCTGAAAGGGGTGCTCAAGCCTTATCAATGTAAGCTCTTTGGAAAGAGCTGCAATCCAGAACATCCAGTAGGAGCTTTGATGGTCTCTTCAGAAGGAGCTTGTGCAGCTTACTATCATCACGTCTATCAAAAAACAGAGGTCTATGCATAG
- a CDS encoding bile acid:sodium symporter family protein: MKSIFLGLALVSAMPVAGFSTVWSQNAGENVIFSLLLVLFTTFPSPLFSPCLLHWMEEMISGSNALDLHTVIAKRIGIFLLLFAILPTVGGSLCRCVLKDLKLNTIHYIENTFLLLLCYANSTASLPKTFQ; this comes from the coding sequence ATTAAGAGTATATTTTTGGGATTGGCCCTTGTCTCAGCGATGCCGGTGGCTGGATTTTCAACGGTATGGTCACAAAATGCTGGGGAAAATGTAATTTTTTCTCTCCTGTTAGTTCTTTTCACTACTTTCCCAAGCCCCCTTTTTTCTCCTTGCCTATTACATTGGATGGAAGAGATGATTAGTGGTTCCAATGCACTAGACCTTCATACAGTAATTGCTAAACGAATAGGAATTTTTCTTTTGTTGTTTGCTATTTTGCCTACTGTAGGTGGTTCATTATGTCGTTGTGTTTTAAAAGACCTAAAGTTGAATACAATTCACTATATAGAAAATACTTTTTTACTTCTTCTTTGCTATGCAAATAGTACAGCTTCTTTACCGAAAACATTTCAATAA
- a CDS encoding nickel transporter, which translates to MDLSPELVLITGLVAGFIHALTGPDHLSAIAPLAIESRKAAWKIGLFWGLGHSGGIWILAVILFFFRNLFPIAQLSRWSEKAVGIVLMGIGIWSIRRVFQKKIHIHSHHHDGIEHCHIHYHEETPAVSSTSPLHEHSPHYHTHASLGIGLLHGIAGSNHFLGALPVLAFPTQALAALYVLGFGLGAILGMIVFSFFLSRMVFSQLVDTKRKGKWLNICFGSLAIGVGLFWLIGGGE; encoded by the coding sequence GTGGATTTATCCCCAGAACTTGTTTTGATTACTGGCCTAGTTGCGGGCTTCATTCATGCTTTAACGGGACCGGATCATTTGAGCGCTATTGCTCCCTTGGCTATTGAAAGCAGGAAGGCAGCTTGGAAAATCGGTTTGTTCTGGGGCCTAGGACATAGCGGTGGAATCTGGATTTTAGCGGTCATTTTATTTTTTTTTCGTAACCTCTTTCCGATCGCTCAGCTTTCTCGGTGGTCGGAAAAAGCGGTTGGGATTGTCTTGATGGGGATAGGGATTTGGAGCATTCGCCGGGTCTTTCAAAAGAAAATTCATATCCATAGCCATCATCATGATGGGATAGAACATTGTCATATTCATTACCATGAAGAAACGCCGGCGGTCTCCTCTACTTCCCCTTTACACGAGCATAGTCCACATTATCATACCCATGCATCTTTAGGGATAGGATTGCTACATGGGATTGCGGGATCCAACCATTTTCTCGGAGCCCTTCCCGTTTTGGCATTTCCCACACAAGCACTTGCAGCCCTTTATGTTTTAGGTTTTGGGTTAGGAGCTATATTGGGAATGATCGTTTTTTCATTTTTTTTATCCAGGATGGTTTTTAGTCAACTAGTAGATACAAAAAGGAAGGGGAAATGGTTAAACATCTGTTTTGGCAGCTTGGCTATAGGCGTAGGTTTGTTCTGGTTGATTGGAGGAGGAGAATGA
- a CDS encoding TonB-dependent receptor plug domain-containing protein — protein MAWAQVVEDPLDGAMERHLKDSKEPSGSIPTISLPEVTVSAQTVPSESTILPTSRQFSSYGPEMNIIEIPRDIRPVSQEEMKTVMALTVNDLASFNPSINPTQATGNIVSEPVIRGLPGTVFRNGMLVGFSSGGNWSPLMNTMAYGSLDIVTSPVSIIFGPQEFAGGYVNELTKQPYFDRFHRNASYTFGMYGDSFWNVDLGGPVRKTKKPLSE, from the coding sequence GTGGCTTGGGCACAAGTAGTGGAGGATCCGCTCGATGGGGCCATGGAAAGGCATTTAAAAGATTCAAAGGAACCTTCAGGAAGCATTCCGACCATTTCTCTACCTGAAGTCACCGTCAGCGCTCAGACTGTTCCTTCCGAGTCTACTATTTTGCCTACCAGTCGACAGTTTTCTTCTTATGGTCCTGAAATGAACATCATAGAAATTCCTCGCGACATTCGTCCAGTAAGTCAAGAGGAGATGAAAACGGTCATGGCTTTAACTGTAAATGACTTAGCCTCGTTTAACCCTTCGATAAATCCCACTCAAGCGACGGGTAATATTGTTAGTGAACCTGTCATCCGGGGTCTGCCAGGCACAGTGTTTCGTAATGGAATGTTGGTTGGCTTTTCCAGTGGGGGTAATTGGAGTCCTTTAATGAACACGATGGCTTATGGTTCTTTGGACATAGTGACTAGCCCAGTAAGTATTATATTTGGTCCTCAAGAATTTGCTGGGGGTTACGTTAATGAGCTAACTAAACAGCCTTACTTTGATCGGTTTCATAGAAATGCTTCCTATACTTTTGGCATGTATGGGGATAGCTTTTGGAATGTAGATTTAGGCGGTCCAGTCAGGAAAACCAAAAAGCCGCTTTCAGAATAG
- the hypE gene encoding hydrogenase expression/formation protein HypE, producing the protein MKQEQCIELAHGAGGKSSRRLIEQVILAECRNPLLEPLADAAIIEWDKTRYALTTDSYVISPLVFPGGSIGELAVNGTVNDLAVSGAKPLVILSSWILEAGLSMEVFQREVKAMARAAKAASVIIAGGDTKVVEHGKGDGLYITTTGYGLVEPGVNLGPHRVEVGDKILLSGPIGDHGITVLLARGEIELEATLQTDSRPLWPIIEPMIRLEPAAIKWMRDPTRGGLASVLNELAHDIGFGIMIEEESIPIRQEVRGACEILGLDPLHIASEGQFVAVVDQKKAVDFQKLLNDIPGGEEARIIGVISNKPPGKVVALSGYGGSRMVDMLIGDPLPRIC; encoded by the coding sequence ATGAAACAGGAACAGTGCATAGAACTGGCTCATGGAGCGGGAGGCAAATCGAGTAGAAGGTTAATTGAACAGGTGATATTGGCTGAATGCAGGAACCCACTTTTAGAGCCTCTTGCTGATGCTGCGATTATCGAATGGGATAAAACCAGATATGCGCTGACAACAGACAGTTATGTGATCAGCCCCTTAGTATTTCCGGGTGGATCCATTGGTGAACTTGCGGTCAACGGGACTGTTAATGACCTAGCTGTTTCGGGAGCAAAGCCTTTGGTTATTTTATCCAGTTGGATTCTGGAAGCAGGACTTTCAATGGAGGTTTTTCAACGGGAAGTCAAAGCCATGGCTCGGGCTGCAAAAGCTGCCTCGGTTATTATTGCTGGAGGGGATACAAAAGTCGTTGAGCACGGAAAAGGAGACGGGCTTTATATTACAACGACTGGGTATGGACTTGTGGAGCCAGGGGTGAATTTAGGTCCTCATAGAGTGGAAGTTGGAGATAAAATTTTACTTTCAGGTCCTATCGGTGACCATGGGATTACAGTTCTTTTAGCCAGAGGAGAAATAGAACTGGAAGCAACTCTTCAGACAGATAGCCGACCTCTTTGGCCAATAATTGAACCTATGATTAGATTGGAGCCTGCGGCTATTAAGTGGATGCGGGATCCTACAAGGGGAGGCTTGGCTTCAGTCCTTAATGAACTTGCCCATGACATTGGCTTTGGAATAATGATCGAAGAGGAGTCGATTCCAATTCGTCAAGAAGTTCGAGGAGCTTGTGAGATCTTGGGCCTGGATCCCCTGCACATAGCTTCTGAAGGACAATTTGTTGCTGTTGTGGATCAGAAGAAGGCCGTTGATTTTCAAAAGCTGCTAAATGACATTCCTGGAGGGGAAGAAGCTAGAATTATTGGGGTAATTTCAAACAAACCTCCTGGGAAAGTGGTTGCTCTTTCTGGATATGGTGGGAGTCGGATGGTTGATATGCTGATAGGAGATCCCTTGCCAAGGATATGTTAA
- a CDS encoding HypC/HybG/HupF family hydrogenase formation chaperone, with product MKPPPLLNLLLGIDIHRKKNSLQKDMCLAIPGKIVEMDLNDQTPFVQTALVEVSSVKRRINIELIKDEDPKPGDWVLIHVGFAMAKISEHEAQDQLRILSMLGEDKQAMEELQGYSMEEEEKKA from the coding sequence GTGAAGCCTCCTCCGCTTTTAAACCTATTACTTGGCATTGACATCCATAGAAAAAAGAATAGCCTACAAAAAGATATGTGTTTAGCAATTCCTGGAAAAATAGTTGAAATGGATCTTAACGACCAAACGCCTTTTGTTCAAACGGCTCTTGTTGAGGTTTCTTCAGTGAAGAGGAGGATCAACATTGAATTAATAAAGGACGAAGATCCTAAACCAGGGGATTGGGTATTAATTCATGTTGGATTTGCAATGGCGAAAATATCTGAACATGAAGCTCAGGATCAGTTACGGATTCTTTCTATGCTTGGAGAAGATAAACAGGCAATGGAAGAGCTTCAAGGTTATTCTATGGAAGAAGAAGAAAAAAAAGCATAA